Proteins co-encoded in one Arachis hypogaea cultivar Tifrunner chromosome 11, arahy.Tifrunner.gnm2.J5K5, whole genome shotgun sequence genomic window:
- the LOC112722686 gene encoding pentatricopeptide repeat-containing protein At3g06430, chloroplastic, whose product MVMASISLSFSSSVVPSPISHDKFKNTSKTNNRRSQDSSFRVIRFAISSPTNSRTASSSSASSVAKKRHWKQGEYPGVSETSLTGSTRRSPIKNIKKKLDKKNNAKAWVNTVTEALCEHIDKKQWLQALEVFDMLKEHSFYEPKEGTYMKLIVLLGKSGQPHRARQLFETMIKEGCNPTSELYTALLAAYCRSNLIDEAFSILNEMKNLPLCQPDVFTYSTLIKACMDALKFDMVELLYEEMAERNITPNTVTQNIVLSGYGRAGMFDLMEKVLSSMLHSTTCKPDVWTMNIIISVFGNMGQIDTMEKWYEKFRNFGIEPETRTFNILIGAYGKKRLYDKMSSVMEYMRKLQFPWTTSTYNNVIEAFADVGDAKHMECTFDQMRAEGMKADTKTFCCLINGYANAGLFHKVISSVRLAAKFEVPENTSFYNAILSACAKAEDLMEMERVFKRMKDKQCRPDETTFSIMVEAYRKEGMNDKIYYLEQEKQAMMADDNTVDNPEDEHHDLSVVYS is encoded by the exons ATGGTTATGGCTTCCatttctctctccttctcttcttccgtCGTTCCCTCTCCAATTTCACACGACAAGTTCAAGAACACCTCTAAAACTAACAACCGTAGATCCCAAGATTCCTCCTTTCGTGTTATCCGCTTCGCAATTTCTTCTCCAACAAACTCAagaactgcttcttcttcttctgcttcttcggTTGCCAAGAAGAGACACTGGAAGCAAGGAGAGTACCCTGGCGTGTCAGAAACATCGTTAACCGGGAGTACGAGGAGGTCCCCGATCAAGAACATCAAGAAGAAATTAGACAAAAAGAACAATGCAAAAGCCTGGGTCAACACTGTCACTGAAGCCTTGTGTGAACACATCGACAAAAAGCAGTGGCTTCAAGCCCTAGAG GTATTTGACATGCTTAAAGAACATTCATTTTACGAACCCAAAGAAGGGACTTACATGAAACTGATTGTGTTGCTTGGTAAATCCGGTCAACCCCACCGTGCCCGCCAGCTGTTTGAAACAATGATTAAAGAAGGTTGTAACCCTACTTCTGAACTTTACACGGCCTTATTAGCTGCATATTGCAGGAGCAACCTCATTGATGAGGCTTTTTCGATTCTTAATGAGATGAAGAACCTCCCTCTTTGCCAGCCTGATGTTTTCACTTACAGCACCCTGATAAAAGCCTGCATGGATGCTTTGAAGTTTGATATGGTTGAGTTGCTATATGAAGAGATGGCAGAAAGAAATATCACGCCTAACACTGTCACTCAGAACATCGTGTTGAGTGGTTATGGAAGGGCAGGGATGTTTGACCTGATGGAGAAAGTGTTGTCAAGTATGCTGCACAGCACTACATGCAAGCCTGATGTTTGGACAATGAACATAATCATCAGTGTCTTTGGTAACATGGGCCAGATTGATACGATGGAAAAGTGGTATGAAAAATTCCGAAACTTTGGGATAGAACCGGAAACACGAACTTTTAATATCTTGATTGGTGCTTATGGAAAGAAGAGGCTGTATGACAAAATGTCATCTGTGATGGAGTATATGCGCAAGTTGCAATTTCCCTGGACAACTTCTACCTATAACAATGTGATTGAGGCATTTGCAGATGTAGGCGACGCTAAACATATGGAGTGTACGTTTGATCAGATGCGTGCTGAGGGTATGAAAGCGGATACTAAGACTTTCTGCTGCCTTATCAATGGGTATGCAAATGCTGGCCTCTTCCACAAAGTAATTAGCAGTGTTCGCCTGGCCGCAAAGTTTGAGGTACCTGAGAACACATCCTTTTATAACGCAATCTTGTCTGCATGTGCAAAGGCTGAGGATTTGATGGAGATGGAGAGGGTTTTCAAGCGCATGAAGGATAAACAGTGTCGACCAGATGAAACAACATTCTCCATCATGGTAGAGGCATATAGAAAAGAGGGTATGAATGACAAGATATACTATTTGGAGCAGGAAAAACAGGCAATGATGGCTGATGATAATACAGTGGATAACCCCGAGGATGAACATCATGACTTATCTGTGGTTTATAGTTAA